A single region of the Marinobacter nanhaiticus D15-8W genome encodes:
- a CDS encoding MATE family efflux transporter codes for MLSTRPLHRRLLTLAWPIIIQFYLLQLTGLVDNLMVGQFGEQTIAALGICLQLNFLVVLCYAALTEGGAVIVAQLRGARRLDEIRETLGTLLVAGLAVGSVIGLVYILFGESMLALVTTDLFRPPEERSELPGLGYTYLGIIGLGMPFLVTSHVAMFILQALGNTHTPMRLMLYSNLINGIGNFILLFGGAIPGLTEPLFTPLGLAGVAISTSLSWAFQSVMLVRAALHHPSVAMPLRQVGVMAWGRLGRVMKLGYPLSLDGFLWQGSAFIYTMMFNRVGAAAYAAFLIASTIRGFSLAPGLGLQQATSILLGSSLGANRVRQSRSYVRVGWQLMMLTLPALTLLVALLTPLFTMLYDISAQTRDWVIWMVGLSVLYSAATAVTMVVPGVLRAGGDTRAPMVITFLGFAVVGLPFAWLAGFQWGFGLWGVFAGFVADEVAKALMMVVYLRRETWLRRVV; via the coding sequence GTGCTGTCCACCCGTCCCCTACATCGGCGTCTGCTGACCCTGGCCTGGCCGATTATTATCCAGTTCTACCTGCTCCAACTCACCGGACTGGTGGATAACCTGATGGTGGGGCAGTTCGGCGAGCAGACGATTGCGGCGTTGGGGATCTGTTTGCAGCTGAATTTCCTCGTGGTGCTGTGCTATGCCGCGCTGACCGAGGGCGGTGCCGTCATCGTTGCCCAGTTACGCGGTGCGAGGCGGCTCGACGAAATCCGGGAGACCTTGGGCACATTGCTGGTCGCCGGCCTGGCGGTGGGCAGCGTGATTGGTCTGGTCTATATCCTTTTCGGTGAGTCGATGCTGGCGCTGGTGACCACCGATCTGTTCCGTCCGCCTGAGGAGCGTTCCGAGCTGCCCGGGTTGGGGTATACCTACCTTGGGATCATCGGGCTGGGGATGCCGTTCCTGGTCACCTCCCATGTAGCCATGTTCATCCTGCAGGCATTGGGTAATACCCATACGCCGATGCGGCTGATGCTCTATAGCAACCTGATCAACGGTATCGGCAACTTCATCCTGCTGTTTGGTGGGGCCATTCCCGGGCTGACCGAACCGCTGTTTACACCGCTCGGGCTTGCGGGTGTGGCGATCTCGACCTCACTGTCATGGGCGTTCCAGTCGGTCATGTTGGTGCGGGCAGCGCTGCATCATCCTTCGGTGGCCATGCCCTTGAGGCAGGTTGGCGTCATGGCCTGGGGGCGTCTGGGACGCGTCATGAAGCTGGGGTATCCCCTGTCGCTGGACGGCTTTCTCTGGCAAGGCTCGGCGTTCATCTACACCATGATGTTCAACCGGGTGGGCGCGGCGGCCTATGCGGCCTTCCTGATCGCCTCGACGATCCGCGGCTTTTCCCTGGCTCCGGGTCTGGGGCTCCAGCAGGCCACCAGTATTTTGTTGGGATCATCCCTGGGGGCGAACCGGGTGAGGCAGTCACGCAGCTATGTGCGCGTCGGCTGGCAACTGATGATGCTGACGTTGCCGGCCCTGACCCTGTTGGTCGCGCTGCTGACGCCGCTCTTCACGATGCTCTACGACATATCCGCACAAACCCGCGATTGGGTGATCTGGATGGTGGGCCTCAGTGTGCTCTACAGCGCGGCCACGGCAGTGACCATGGTCGTACCGGGTGTCCTGCGGGCAGGAGGCGACACAAGGGCGCCGATGGTGATTACGTTTCTCGGCTTCGCCGTGGTGGGTTTGCCGTTTGCGTGGCTGGCGGGATTCCAATGGGGGTTCGGCCTATGGGGCGTCTTCGCCGGCTTTGTCGCCGACGAAGTCGCCAAGGCACTGATGATGGTGGTCTACCTGCGCCGCGAGACCTGGTTGCGGCGCGTGGTGTAG
- a CDS encoding TRAP transporter large permease, whose amino-acid sequence MSIEVLTLLFFGALLFFLVLGLPLAFVLGGVSVVFLYFTWGFDSFFMVASQIWSTMESFTLVAIPLFVYMAMILERTGVANDLYRMMHLWWGGVRGGLAIGTLGICALFAAMCGISGAAVVAMGTIALPSMLERGYDKNMALGCINTGGGWGILIPPSILMILYALITGVSVGKMFAAGVLPGLLLMVLTIAYIIIRCYFQPHLAPALPPEERASWAEKFRALRAVILPIAIVIMVLGSIIGGITTPTEAAAVGVFGALISAVVYRKFTWKLLHEASIRTFKLTGMIMWILFAAHAFSAAYQSMGAQELIEGLMQMIPGGPWGVILSMMLIIFLLAMVLDPVGIMLITLPVFMPIVESLGFDPIWFGILFVINMEIGYMTPPFGFNLFYLKGVVPPNITMRDIYLSIIPFVLVEIVGLALIMIFPEIATYLPDLFF is encoded by the coding sequence GTGAGTATCGAAGTCCTGACCCTGCTGTTTTTCGGCGCCCTGCTATTCTTCCTGGTCCTCGGGCTACCGCTGGCCTTCGTGCTGGGCGGTGTGTCCGTCGTCTTCCTCTATTTCACCTGGGGATTCGATTCCTTCTTTATGGTGGCTTCGCAGATCTGGAGCACCATGGAGAGCTTTACTCTCGTTGCCATCCCGCTATTCGTCTATATGGCGATGATCCTGGAGCGGACGGGTGTCGCCAACGACCTCTACCGCATGATGCACCTTTGGTGGGGGGGCGTACGCGGCGGCCTGGCTATCGGCACCCTGGGGATCTGTGCGCTGTTTGCGGCGATGTGCGGCATCAGTGGAGCGGCCGTGGTGGCCATGGGGACCATCGCATTGCCGTCGATGCTCGAGCGCGGCTATGACAAGAACATGGCCCTGGGCTGCATCAATACCGGCGGTGGCTGGGGCATCCTGATTCCACCCAGTATCCTGATGATCCTCTACGCCCTGATCACCGGCGTGTCCGTGGGCAAGATGTTCGCCGCCGGCGTATTGCCCGGGCTGCTGCTGATGGTGCTGACCATCGCCTACATCATTATCCGCTGCTACTTCCAGCCACACCTGGCACCGGCACTGCCGCCCGAGGAGCGAGCCAGCTGGGCGGAAAAATTCCGCGCCCTGCGGGCCGTCATCCTGCCGATTGCCATCGTGATCATGGTACTGGGTTCGATCATTGGCGGTATTACCACGCCAACCGAAGCAGCCGCTGTGGGTGTTTTCGGCGCATTGATCTCCGCGGTGGTCTACCGCAAGTTCACCTGGAAACTGCTGCACGAAGCGTCGATCCGCACCTTCAAGCTGACCGGCATGATCATGTGGATCCTGTTCGCTGCCCACGCGTTCAGCGCGGCCTACCAGAGCATGGGCGCCCAGGAACTGATCGAAGGGCTGATGCAGATGATCCCGGGCGGTCCCTGGGGCGTGATCCTGTCGATGATGCTGATCATCTTCCTGCTGGCGATGGTGCTCGATCCGGTAGGCATCATGCTGATCACGTTGCCGGTGTTCATGCCTATCGTCGAAAGTCTCGGTTTCGATCCGATCTGGTTCGGTATCCTGTTCGTGATCAACATGGAAATCGGCTACATGACGCCGCCCTTCGGCTTCAATCTGTTCTACCTGAAAGGGGTCGTGCCACCGAATATCACGATGCGGGACATCTACCTGTCGATCATCCCATTCGTACTGGTGGAAATCGTCGGCCTCGCACTGATCATGATCTTCCCGGAGATCGCCACCTACCTGCCGGATCTGTTCTTCTAG
- a CDS encoding TRAP transporter small permease subunit, producing the protein MRALTAFMNGVTRLNDFIGRWVALLVFAMFIFLLLEVCFRYLMNSPTVWTNELTQMLFGVYAIMSGGYIMAHRGHVNVDLLYSHLGPRVQACLDVFTSTMFFAFTLALFYFGYDMASQSVASWETSYSAWNPPIWPVKVAIPLGTGLLVLQGVVKLLEDIAIAFNLDYYKPESREAEQEDML; encoded by the coding sequence ATGCGTGCGCTGACCGCATTCATGAACGGTGTGACCCGGCTGAACGACTTTATCGGTCGATGGGTCGCCCTGCTCGTTTTCGCCATGTTCATATTCCTGCTGCTCGAGGTGTGCTTCCGCTACCTGATGAACTCACCGACGGTGTGGACCAATGAGCTGACTCAGATGCTGTTCGGCGTCTACGCCATCATGTCCGGCGGCTACATCATGGCCCACCGGGGGCACGTGAATGTCGACTTGCTGTATTCCCACCTGGGCCCAAGGGTGCAGGCCTGCCTCGACGTGTTCACCTCGACCATGTTTTTCGCCTTCACACTGGCGCTCTTCTATTTCGGCTACGACATGGCCAGTCAGTCGGTAGCCAGTTGGGAAACGTCCTATTCCGCCTGGAACCCGCCGATCTGGCCGGTGAAGGTGGCGATTCCCCTGGGTACCGGTCTGCTGGTCCTGCAGGGGGTGGTCAAGCTGTTGGAGGATATCGCAATAGCCTTCAACCTGGATTACTACAAACCTGAGAGCCGCGAAGCCGAGCAGGAGGATATGCTGTGA
- a CDS encoding methyl-accepting chemotaxis protein, protein MRMPQFLSSLSIGRKLAIGFSALIVLAVIVGITALQALDSYTQRAIIVGQVGVMETRLLEARLAESQFMLDHEEGGLEGARQNSATAGKIAANLEAELATPANLQRLDTIKAGAARYSELLTELATNIQAREATVAQLEVDARMAESRLSTEDKLYMAAAALKQMRRNERSFLIEGDIKAIEQFESAAERALRSIKSSFLDKSIKEEVSGLFTNYITTFGQAAKQVQRNEALETEMLASANSILSAAAELKEVQVGKMRTEQTQAITLIIVATVIVILLGVALAWTLTRNIVRPIREAVEVATKVASGDLRTDVKTNRQDELGQLLNALGAMVSNLRELVRGINSGSENIATSTGELSTVTEQTSQGMTDQRDQTDQVATAMNEMVATVSEVAKSAEDAFNAANRASETAAEGETAVGETLSYVNELNGLLENVMQQLHGLQSDTQNIVTVLDVIKSVAEQTNLLALNAAIEAARAGEQGRGFAVVADEVRSLAQRTQTSASEIETLITNLVTSAEGSVKAMESGNRLAGQTLESAQATGKTIKDIAAAVEEIRQFNSQIATAAEQQSSVAEDINHNVTQIRDISDQSASSASQVASSTTELAQLGENLRVQVARFSV, encoded by the coding sequence ATGCGGATGCCTCAGTTTCTCTCGTCCCTCTCGATCGGACGCAAGCTTGCTATTGGTTTTTCGGCGCTGATCGTACTTGCCGTCATTGTCGGTATCACAGCCTTACAAGCACTCGATAGTTATACCCAAAGGGCTATCATCGTCGGCCAGGTCGGCGTTATGGAAACGCGCCTACTGGAAGCCCGACTTGCCGAAAGCCAATTCATGCTCGACCACGAGGAAGGCGGACTTGAGGGCGCCCGCCAGAACAGCGCCACAGCGGGCAAGATAGCAGCTAATCTGGAAGCGGAGCTGGCGACACCCGCCAATCTGCAGCGGCTGGATACCATCAAGGCCGGCGCCGCCCGCTATAGTGAACTGCTGACCGAACTGGCCACCAATATCCAGGCGCGGGAGGCCACCGTCGCGCAGCTTGAAGTGGATGCACGCATGGCGGAAAGCCGGCTGAGCACCGAAGACAAGCTCTATATGGCGGCGGCGGCCCTCAAGCAAATGCGTCGCAACGAACGCAGCTTTCTGATCGAGGGGGATATCAAGGCCATCGAACAATTCGAATCCGCCGCGGAGCGGGCCTTGCGTTCGATCAAGTCCTCTTTTCTCGACAAGTCGATCAAGGAAGAAGTCAGCGGTCTGTTCACCAACTACATCACGACCTTCGGCCAGGCAGCCAAACAGGTGCAACGTAACGAGGCCCTGGAAACGGAAATGCTGGCTTCCGCCAACAGCATCCTCTCCGCCGCCGCTGAACTGAAAGAAGTCCAGGTGGGCAAGATGCGCACGGAGCAGACGCAGGCGATTACGCTGATCATCGTCGCGACCGTCATCGTTATCCTGCTCGGTGTCGCCCTGGCCTGGACCCTGACCCGCAATATTGTGCGTCCTATCCGCGAGGCTGTGGAGGTCGCTACCAAAGTCGCATCCGGCGATCTGCGCACCGACGTGAAGACCAACCGCCAGGACGAGCTGGGCCAGTTGCTCAACGCCCTGGGCGCCATGGTCAGCAACCTGCGTGAACTGGTGCGCGGTATCAACAGTGGCTCGGAGAATATTGCCACTTCCACCGGCGAACTCTCGACCGTAACCGAGCAGACCAGCCAGGGTATGACCGATCAGCGGGATCAGACTGATCAGGTAGCCACCGCCATGAACGAGATGGTTGCAACCGTCAGCGAGGTGGCCAAGAGTGCGGAGGACGCTTTCAACGCCGCCAACCGTGCCAGCGAAACCGCCGCCGAAGGCGAGACCGCAGTGGGCGAAACCCTGTCTTACGTCAACGAACTGAATGGACTGTTGGAAAACGTGATGCAGCAGCTTCACGGCCTGCAATCGGACACGCAGAACATCGTCACTGTGCTGGATGTCATCAAGTCCGTCGCAGAGCAGACCAACCTGCTGGCACTGAATGCGGCTATCGAGGCCGCCCGTGCCGGCGAACAGGGCCGCGGCTTTGCAGTGGTGGCCGACGAGGTCCGCTCCCTGGCCCAGCGTACACAGACCTCGGCCTCTGAGATCGAAACCCTGATTACCAACCTGGTGACCAGCGCCGAAGGTTCGGTGAAGGCCATGGAGTCCGGTAACCGCCTGGCCGGTCAGACGCTGGAAAGCGCCCAGGCTACGGGAAAAACCATCAAGGATATCGCCGCTGCGGTGGAAGAGATTCGTCAGTTCAACAGCCAGATCGCAACTGCTGCAGAACAGCAGTCATCTGTCGCAGAAGATATCAATCACAACGTCACACAGATTCGCGATATCAGCGACCAGTCCGCGTCATCAGCCTCACAGGTCGCATCCTCGACCACCGAGCTGGCGCAATTGGGCGAAAACCTGCGTGTACAGGTGGCGCGATTCAGTGTTTGA
- the dctP gene encoding TRAP transporter substrate-binding protein DctP, which produces MQTLTQFKKQLTVCASAVALSVGALFSGVATAADTTTWKVQSHWPGSSSSYEDSLGRLKRVIEERSDGRLKLDLYESGALFKPKQTFEAVSRGILEMGTISPSYAQDKMTLAGIASGLPFAFRNVWETAYFHQGLGFEQMLRDEAAQYGVYWATDKVYPTEMVIKNPINSWEDFTKLKIRSSGALQKFLTEAGAAASYIPGSELYPALDSGVVDGAHWGAAQGAYSMGLYEVAKYHVKPALNIAGTDVIIVSQKALDKLPEDLQNIVKQALDEQFWFRTNEYQYKERVTLAKAIAEEDVQVNTLPEDVQQRLTQTAQKMWDEEGERSERAQKALTMLKDYLTELGYL; this is translated from the coding sequence ATGCAAACGCTTACCCAGTTCAAGAAACAGCTGACGGTCTGCGCCTCCGCCGTGGCCCTGAGTGTCGGCGCCCTGTTCAGCGGTGTAGCAACTGCCGCGGATACGACTACCTGGAAAGTGCAGTCCCACTGGCCGGGCTCGAGCAGCTCCTATGAAGACAGCCTGGGCCGCCTCAAGCGCGTCATCGAAGAACGCAGCGATGGCCGCCTGAAACTGGACCTTTACGAGTCCGGCGCGCTGTTCAAGCCGAAGCAAACCTTCGAGGCGGTCAGCCGCGGCATCCTGGAAATGGGCACCATCTCCCCATCCTATGCCCAGGATAAAATGACCCTCGCCGGCATAGCCTCCGGTCTGCCATTCGCTTTCCGCAACGTCTGGGAAACCGCCTATTTCCATCAGGGCCTGGGCTTCGAGCAAATGCTGCGTGACGAAGCCGCCCAATATGGCGTCTACTGGGCAACCGACAAGGTCTACCCGACCGAGATGGTCATCAAGAACCCCATCAACAGCTGGGAAGACTTCACCAAGCTGAAGATCCGTTCTTCCGGTGCGCTGCAGAAATTCCTGACCGAAGCCGGCGCGGCTGCTTCCTATATCCCCGGTAGCGAACTCTACCCGGCCCTGGACAGTGGCGTGGTCGACGGCGCGCACTGGGGTGCGGCGCAGGGTGCTTACTCCATGGGTCTCTACGAAGTGGCGAAGTATCATGTGAAGCCGGCCCTGAACATCGCCGGTACCGACGTGATCATCGTGAGCCAGAAGGCATTGGACAAGCTGCCGGAAGACCTGCAGAACATCGTCAAGCAAGCGCTGGATGAGCAGTTCTGGTTCCGTACCAACGAATACCAGTATAAGGAACGCGTTACCCTCGCCAAGGCCATCGCTGAAGAGGATGTACAGGTCAATACCCTGCCGGAAGATGTACAACAGCGCCTGACCCAGACCGCACAGAAAATGTGGGACGAAGAAGGCGAGCGTAGCGAGCGTGCCCAGAAAGCACTGACTATGCTGAAAGACTACCTGACGGAATTGGGCTACCTCTAA
- a CDS encoding amidase produces the protein MQFHQMSSFALAEGIRQRRFTSIDVLDHFLDRIERYNPALNAIVVLRAEDARRQAKAADAAVERGDELGPLHGVPMTIKETFEIKGWPTTAGYDKLRDYISPRTAPAVERLQAAGAIILGKTNVPELAGDLQTFNSIYGTTTNPWNTDVTPGGSSGGAAAALAAGLVPLELGSDIGGSIRTPSSFCGIYGLKTTYGIIPTRGHIPGPPGNRGKRDIGVAGPMGRHLDDIERALELLVGPDEAEAPAWQIRLPEASIRSLNGLKVAAWLDDAFCPVDDSVKHGLDIAISLLREDGATIDEEARPEDLTLEQNHRLYYDLLAATMGAGLNDKTWQKLADAAQDSQADDYRARFARGATQSHTAWMRQDEERAQLQYRWHRFFEGFDLLVCPVVNTPPFPHDQEASAMERTLTINGQAQVYMDVTVWAGIAAISGLPALSLPVGISDDGLPLAVQLIGPAYSDKNLIQVARLMSLHLHPDGLPFPPL, from the coding sequence GTGCAATTTCATCAGATGAGCAGCTTCGCACTCGCCGAAGGTATCCGTCAGCGTCGATTCACTTCCATAGATGTTCTCGATCACTTTCTCGACCGTATCGAGCGCTACAACCCTGCGCTCAACGCTATCGTCGTGCTGCGCGCCGAGGACGCCCGCCGCCAGGCCAAAGCCGCCGACGCTGCGGTCGAACGGGGCGATGAGCTCGGCCCGCTACACGGCGTACCGATGACGATCAAGGAGACCTTTGAAATCAAAGGGTGGCCCACCACCGCCGGTTACGACAAGCTCCGCGACTACATTTCGCCTCGTACCGCACCGGCGGTCGAGCGCCTGCAGGCCGCCGGCGCGATTATCCTGGGCAAGACCAATGTCCCGGAACTGGCGGGCGACTTGCAGACCTTCAACAGCATCTATGGCACTACCACCAACCCCTGGAATACCGATGTCACCCCGGGCGGCTCATCGGGCGGCGCAGCAGCCGCTCTGGCCGCCGGACTGGTTCCGCTGGAGCTGGGCAGCGATATCGGCGGTTCGATCCGCACACCGTCGTCCTTCTGCGGCATCTACGGCCTGAAGACCACCTACGGCATCATCCCCACCCGTGGACATATTCCGGGCCCGCCCGGCAACCGCGGCAAACGGGACATTGGTGTTGCCGGTCCCATGGGACGGCACCTGGACGATATCGAAAGAGCACTGGAGCTGCTGGTCGGCCCCGATGAGGCCGAAGCTCCGGCCTGGCAAATCCGGCTGCCCGAAGCCAGTATCCGATCACTGAATGGCCTGAAAGTCGCCGCCTGGCTCGACGATGCGTTCTGCCCAGTCGATGACAGCGTCAAGCACGGACTGGACATCGCCATAAGCCTGTTGCGCGAGGATGGTGCAACGATCGACGAGGAGGCCCGCCCGGAGGATCTTACCCTGGAGCAGAACCATCGCCTCTACTACGACCTGCTCGCCGCCACCATGGGCGCTGGGTTGAACGACAAAACCTGGCAAAAACTTGCGGACGCCGCCCAGGACAGCCAGGCGGACGATTACCGCGCCCGCTTCGCGCGGGGCGCCACCCAGAGTCACACCGCCTGGATGCGTCAGGACGAGGAACGTGCCCAATTGCAGTACCGTTGGCACCGGTTCTTCGAAGGGTTCGACCTGCTGGTCTGCCCGGTCGTGAATACGCCGCCGTTCCCCCACGACCAGGAGGCCTCGGCTATGGAACGCACCCTCACCATCAACGGCCAAGCCCAGGTCTACATGGATGTCACGGTCTGGGCAGGTATCGCGGCCATTTCCGGTCTGCCGGCACTGAGCCTGCCGGTCGGCATCAGCGACGACGGGCTGCCGTTGGCGGTACAACTGATCGGCCCTGCCTATAGTGATAAGAACCTGATCCAGGTGGCCCGACTGATGTCACTTCACCTGCACCCCGATGGTTTGCCCTTTCCACCGCTGTAA
- a CDS encoding HAMP domain-containing methyl-accepting chemotaxis protein: MPLSRYVSSLTIGRKLTIGFSLLIILAALVGVVAIKQLNSYDHRADVVAQAGQMEAYLLDARVNEKNFMLRGDVAELDQATRLSESASQTADVLKERLAVPSDLALLDTVQDGAEQYAGLLQKLATTQTTRDASVAKLEEDARVTASRLSTEAQLYVAEGAIKKMRGHERNFLIQHNDEAIANFKKEGERAIQSIEASYVQQGVKDEVTGLFKTYMDTFDTAVDKVRELTQLEDQLVETARSIVEAAENLQKIQLEKMDREHGSALMLIGIAIAAAVILGVIAAWSLARSILTPLRQAVEVASKVASGDLRSDVQTNRQDELGQLLSALGTMVTNLRSLVRDINSGSQDIATSTGELSTVTEQTSQGMLQQRDQTDQVATAMNEMVATVNDVAKSAEEAFNAAARASDKATDGETAVGETLSYVSELNSLSENVMQQLHSLQSDTQNIVTVLDVIKSVAEQTNLLALNAAIEAARAGEQGRGFAVVADEVRSLAQRTQSSASEIETLISNLVSSAEGSVKAMESGTRLAGQTLDSAQTTGKTIKEIAAAVEEIRQFNSQIATAAEQQTSVAEDINLNVTQIRDISDQSATAASQAASSSTELAQLGENLRTQVARFSV, translated from the coding sequence ATGCCGTTATCGCGCTACGTCTCGTCCCTCACTATCGGACGCAAGCTCACCATTGGCTTCAGCCTGTTGATCATCCTCGCCGCGCTGGTGGGCGTTGTGGCCATCAAGCAGTTGAATAGCTATGACCACCGTGCCGATGTGGTGGCCCAAGCCGGCCAGATGGAAGCGTACCTGCTGGACGCCCGGGTCAACGAGAAGAACTTCATGCTCCGGGGCGACGTGGCAGAGCTGGACCAGGCCACGCGCCTGAGCGAATCCGCCAGCCAAACAGCTGACGTGCTAAAGGAACGCCTCGCAGTGCCCTCCGACCTGGCTTTGCTGGATACCGTCCAGGACGGCGCCGAACAGTACGCTGGCCTGCTGCAAAAACTGGCGACAACGCAAACCACCCGCGACGCCAGCGTTGCGAAACTGGAAGAAGACGCCCGCGTTACCGCCAGTCGCCTGAGTACCGAAGCCCAGTTATACGTTGCGGAAGGCGCGATCAAGAAGATGCGCGGTCACGAGCGCAACTTCCTGATCCAGCACAATGACGAAGCCATCGCCAACTTCAAGAAAGAAGGCGAGCGCGCTATCCAGTCCATCGAAGCCTCCTACGTGCAACAGGGGGTCAAGGATGAAGTCACGGGCCTGTTCAAGACTTATATGGATACGTTCGATACCGCAGTCGATAAGGTCCGGGAGTTGACTCAGCTGGAAGACCAGCTCGTCGAAACAGCCCGGAGCATTGTCGAAGCCGCAGAAAACCTGCAGAAGATTCAACTTGAAAAGATGGACCGCGAGCACGGCAGTGCCTTGATGCTGATCGGCATCGCTATTGCCGCTGCAGTGATTTTGGGCGTTATAGCGGCCTGGAGCCTGGCGCGCAGCATCCTCACCCCCCTACGGCAAGCGGTGGAGGTCGCTAGCAAGGTGGCCTCGGGTGACCTGCGTTCGGACGTGCAAACCAACCGTCAGGATGAACTGGGGCAACTGCTCAGCGCCCTGGGCACGATGGTGACGAACCTGCGCTCCCTGGTACGCGACATAAATAGCGGCTCCCAGGATATTGCCACCTCCACCGGTGAGCTCTCCACCGTGACCGAACAGACCAGCCAGGGCATGCTCCAGCAGCGTGACCAGACCGACCAGGTCGCTACTGCCATGAACGAGATGGTTGCCACGGTGAACGATGTCGCCAAGAGCGCCGAGGAAGCCTTCAATGCGGCCGCCCGCGCCAGCGATAAAGCCACCGACGGCGAAACGGCCGTGGGTGAGACGCTCTCCTACGTCAGCGAGCTGAACAGCCTGTCGGAGAATGTCATGCAGCAGTTGCACAGCCTGCAGTCCGACACCCAGAACATCGTCACGGTGCTGGACGTGATCAAATCCGTGGCCGAGCAGACCAACCTGCTGGCACTGAATGCAGCCATTGAAGCCGCCCGTGCCGGAGAACAGGGTCGTGGCTTTGCGGTCGTGGCCGACGAAGTGCGATCACTGGCCCAGCGCACACAGAGTTCCGCATCTGAAATCGAAACCCTGATCAGCAACCTGGTGAGCAGTGCCGAAGGCTCCGTCAAGGCCATGGAGTCCGGCACCCGCCTGGCGGGCCAGACACTGGACAGCGCCCAGACCACCGGCAAGACCATCAAGGAAATTGCAGCTGCCGTGGAGGAAATCCGGCAGTTCAACAGCCAGATCGCCACTGCCGCTGAACAGCAGACCTCCGTGGCCGAGGATATCAACCTGAACGTCACGCAGATCCGCGATATCAGCGACCAGTCGGCGACTGCTGCCTCCCAGGCTGCCTCGTCCAGCACGGAACTGGCCCAGCTCGGCGAAAACCTGCGCACTCAGGTGGCACGCTTCAGCGTCTAG
- a CDS encoding DctP family TRAP transporter solute-binding subunit gives MTLHLKKVLLALCLFLPVAAWANPQYLVFTHVVSPDTPKGKMATMFKTIVERKMGSKYNVIVHPNSELLDDGEAITAIARGEIHFAVPSVSKFEEYTPKLKIYDLPFLFPNMDAVERFQEGPVGQSLLKSMESKGILGLGYLHNGLKQLSANKEFHKPSDLEGLSFRIMDSEVLQKQFQAIGAFGMPMAFADVYEGLASGLIQGQENTWSNIYSKKFYEHQPYIMESNHGVLDYMVITNSNFWNSLPEEERRHFEYALGMALKYGNAVAIAKSKNDHDELRSMKNVNLIELSPKELQVWQQAMKPVWDAYEGEIGKDVIDAAIAAGKS, from the coding sequence ATGACACTGCATTTGAAAAAAGTTTTGCTGGCGCTGTGCCTGTTTCTGCCGGTCGCTGCATGGGCCAACCCCCAGTACCTGGTGTTCACGCATGTCGTGAGCCCGGATACCCCGAAGGGGAAGATGGCCACCATGTTCAAGACCATCGTCGAGCGGAAAATGGGCTCGAAATACAACGTTATCGTCCACCCCAACTCCGAGTTGCTGGATGATGGGGAGGCGATCACGGCCATTGCCCGCGGCGAGATCCATTTCGCCGTTCCGTCCGTGTCCAAGTTCGAGGAATATACACCGAAGCTGAAGATCTACGACCTGCCGTTCCTGTTCCCGAACATGGACGCGGTCGAGCGTTTCCAGGAAGGGCCGGTTGGACAGTCGCTGCTGAAGAGCATGGAGTCGAAGGGTATTCTCGGCCTGGGATACCTGCACAACGGCCTGAAGCAACTGAGCGCGAACAAGGAATTCCATAAACCGTCCGATCTGGAAGGCCTGAGTTTCCGAATTATGGATTCCGAGGTGCTGCAGAAGCAGTTCCAGGCGATCGGCGCCTTTGGGATGCCGATGGCGTTTGCCGACGTTTATGAAGGGTTGGCGTCTGGACTGATCCAGGGGCAGGAGAACACCTGGTCCAATATCTATTCTAAAAAGTTCTACGAACACCAGCCGTACATCATGGAGTCGAACCACGGCGTATTGGATTACATGGTCATCACCAACTCGAATTTCTGGAACTCGCTGCCCGAAGAAGAGCGTCGTCATTTCGAATATGCGCTGGGTATGGCGCTTAAGTACGGCAATGCAGTGGCTATCGCAAAATCAAAGAATGACCATGATGAGCTTCGCAGCATGAAGAACGTCAACCTGATCGAGCTGTCGCCGAAAGAGCTGCAAGTATGGCAGCAGGCTATGAAGCCCGTTTGGGACGCCTACGAAGGCGAAATCGGTAAGGACGTGATTGACGCTGCGATCGCAGCGGGCAAGTCGTAA